Genomic segment of bacterium:
AAAGGTGCACAGGAAGTTATGCAGGCTTTAGCGATAAACGATACTAAGGCTCCTGATTGGAAATATGCTTGTAAAGTTTGGCCACAACCGCGTACATATAAGCAGAATCTAGACGATTTGCAATTAGCCACCCATTTAGGGATAGATAAAAATGTAGTTTATACCACAAACACGGTCTCCAGAAATTTTATGCCCTATTTATTATCCGCCTGTGATATTTATGCCGCTCCGTCTCGTTTGGAAGGATTTGGTATGATTCAAGTAGAAGCAAATGCATGCGGGAAACCGGTTATAGGAATAAAAGCAATGGGGATGCTGGATACCTTGGTTCATGGGAAAACGGCTTTTTTAGCTGATGTTGCTCAGGAAATTAAACTTAGAGAAACAATTCTTGGAGATGAATCAGGATACGAGTATAGACATATATATACTTTTAAAAGACCAAGGACGGTAGATTACAGAGCTAGTGTTAATGATATTGCTAAATATCTTATGGATTTAATGCAGGACGCTGACTTGAGAGAAAAAATGGGTAAAGAGGGAAGAAAGAGGGTCGTTGAAAATTTTGATTATCGACTTATAGCTAAAAAGTTTGTTCAAATAGTATCAAAGCGTTTGGGGATTTCGTAGTATGAAAAAGAAAGATAAAGAATTTTTGGAAAAAGCGAAGCATGCTGCTTTAGAAGTTTTATTACATAATAACCATGGTCCATATCGTGGTTTGCCGAGAGCTGCAGGCTGGGGTTATCCTGAACCATATACAAGAGATTTGCTGATTAGTTCCTTTGGGATTCTTGCGACAAAAAATGAAAAGTTGATTAAATCAATGAAGCGTGTTCTTGAAACATTAGCGAAAAACCAATCTCCTTTGGGCCATATTCCTTCTTTAGTTCACGATTCTGAAGACCGTGGCTCTAGTGATTGTACACCTCTATTTTTAATTGGTGTTGGGCTGTGGAGGCAGGTTATGAATGAACCGGATTTTCTTGAAGATGCTGTTCGAAAGTCTGTTACATGGATGGAATATCGCAGCCCTACTAATCGCATTATGGTTTCACAATTACCAACCAGCGACTGGCGTGATGAGCAGTGGGTTTTAGGATATGGATTATTTGTGAACACACTTGTTTATATTTATCTTAAATTGTTTGG
This window contains:
- a CDS encoding glycosyltransferase, with protein sequence KGAQEVMQALAINDTKAPDWKYACKVWPQPRTYKQNLDDLQLATHLGIDKNVVYTTNTVSRNFMPYLLSACDIYAAPSRLEGFGMIQVEANACGKPVIGIKAMGMLDTLVHGKTAFLADVAQEIKLRETILGDESGYEYRHIYTFKRPRTVDYRASVNDIAKYLMDLMQDADLREKMGKEGRKRVVENFDYRLIAKKFVQIVSKRLGIS